A section of the Methanosarcina mazei S-6 genome encodes:
- a CDS encoding Single-stranded DNA binding protein: MDEKIAPHLEELTRALGDLEKTGIRAEFYKLLAFRVSPEVAKETILRKFGGKRKILKVKDLSASLKNFEITGRILDMGEKALRPQEGVQDGPSKLYTGILADETGSVMFSSWKELPGSIGDVINIKNAYTRLWQNRIRLSIGEQSLVSGVSDSSLPGLSELSKTPLKKLIEIGSADFSVSTTACVLQLSHREVPVRGKQSKVISGVLADETARLPFTAWVELPGIDIGSIIRIEGAQIRMFRGMPSINFISSTRISPVPAEEAEKLAFTFESSSKDPSPIKIEEIASRDSMFDVVTAGNIVSVRPGSGIISRCPECSRVIQKSNCRVHGRVEGIRDMRIKAVLDDGTGAMSVMFPRELAEIIYGKTLEEAEQLMFSDISKDAVYEDLRRFLTGRYLAVRGNSSNGEYGASFVAENAWVPEDDLAVRVVELLRRLGPDEGEQSSEVSREGISFA; the protein is encoded by the coding sequence ATGGACGAGAAAATTGCGCCCCATCTTGAAGAGCTAACCAGGGCGCTTGGAGATCTTGAAAAAACCGGCATAAGGGCAGAATTTTATAAGCTTCTTGCTTTTCGCGTTTCGCCTGAGGTTGCAAAGGAGACTATACTCCGCAAGTTTGGTGGGAAAAGGAAAATCCTGAAAGTAAAGGACCTTTCAGCTTCCCTTAAGAATTTTGAAATAACGGGCAGGATCCTTGACATGGGAGAAAAAGCACTCCGCCCTCAGGAAGGAGTTCAGGACGGGCCTTCAAAACTGTATACAGGGATCCTTGCAGACGAAACGGGTTCTGTCATGTTTTCTTCCTGGAAAGAACTTCCGGGCTCTATCGGGGATGTAATTAATATCAAAAATGCCTATACCCGCCTCTGGCAGAACAGGATCAGGCTCTCTATCGGGGAACAGTCCCTGGTATCCGGGGTTTCCGACTCTTCCCTTCCAGGGCTATCCGAACTTTCTAAAACCCCTTTAAAGAAACTAATTGAAATAGGCTCTGCGGACTTTTCTGTAAGCACCACAGCCTGTGTACTCCAGCTTTCCCACAGGGAAGTCCCTGTCAGGGGCAAGCAATCAAAAGTAATTTCTGGTGTGCTCGCGGATGAGACTGCCAGGCTGCCTTTCACCGCCTGGGTTGAACTCCCCGGAATTGATATTGGGAGCATAATCAGGATAGAAGGAGCCCAGATCCGCATGTTCAGAGGCATGCCTTCTATTAATTTTATAAGCAGCACCAGAATCTCTCCAGTACCTGCTGAAGAAGCTGAAAAGCTTGCCTTTACTTTCGAATCCTCTTCAAAAGACCCTTCCCCTATAAAAATTGAAGAAATAGCCTCAAGGGACAGCATGTTCGATGTGGTTACTGCAGGTAATATCGTCTCCGTCAGGCCGGGCTCGGGGATAATTTCACGATGTCCCGAATGCAGCCGTGTCATTCAAAAATCAAACTGCAGGGTGCACGGCAGGGTGGAGGGCATAAGGGATATGCGGATTAAAGCCGTTCTGGACGACGGTACAGGGGCGATGTCGGTTATGTTTCCAAGGGAACTCGCAGAAATTATATACGGGAAGACACTTGAAGAAGCTGAACAGCTAATGTTTTCCGACATTTCTAAAGACGCTGTTTACGAAGACCTCAGGCGTTTCCTTACAGGCCGCTACCTGGCAGTTCGCGGGAATTCCTCAAATGGAGAATATGGAGCCTCTTTTGTTGCGGAAAATGCCTGGGTGCCTGAAGATGATCTTGCTGTCAGGGTTGTTGAACT
- a CDS encoding right-handed parallel beta-helix repeat-containing protein encodes MKNIKEKGSQALKITATVFILAVICMSSAASAANLHVDPEAEEGYTTIQAAVDAANAGDTIFVSPGTYVENLKIDKQVRIWSDSRNPENTIVRPSDPAESPVEITGERVTFSGFGVEDSEKAGILLSGATSCFINNNRAQNSKYGILLQDAESNNINGNVITLNEAGLRLESSRSNTIQDNLIAYNYGPGISLEESSRNIFFNNYFKNAENIEENAANADNTWQSTLTVKRNLIRGPYIGGNFWADIEGTGYSETCEDKNSNGICDASYTLNGGGSDNSPLFPKVPSAVTALENKLDAEAYELGMETRGVEVNETENPAGEQTGENGPEGEENKTAETEASENGTPAPGIGFAIMAAGAAYFLKRRK; translated from the coding sequence ATGAAAAATATAAAAGAAAAGGGCTCACAGGCATTAAAAATTACAGCAACTGTCTTTATTCTGGCAGTTATATGCATGTCTTCTGCCGCTTCTGCAGCAAACCTGCATGTAGACCCTGAAGCAGAAGAAGGCTATACTACAATTCAGGCTGCCGTAGATGCTGCAAATGCAGGGGACACTATATTTGTAAGCCCGGGAACTTATGTTGAAAACCTCAAAATAGACAAACAGGTAAGAATCTGGTCTGACTCGAGAAACCCTGAAAATACGATTGTAAGGCCGTCTGACCCTGCAGAAAGTCCCGTAGAAATAACCGGGGAAAGGGTAACTTTCAGCGGTTTTGGGGTAGAGGACTCGGAAAAAGCAGGGATTTTACTGTCAGGAGCTACCAGCTGTTTTATCAATAATAACAGAGCGCAAAATTCAAAATACGGGATTCTCCTGCAGGATGCAGAGAGTAATAACATAAACGGGAACGTAATAACCCTGAACGAAGCAGGATTAAGGCTCGAAAGCTCCAGATCAAACACTATTCAGGACAACCTTATTGCTTATAACTACGGGCCAGGAATCTCCCTTGAGGAAAGCAGCAGGAACATTTTCTTTAATAACTATTTTAAAAACGCCGAAAACATTGAAGAGAACGCCGCAAATGCAGACAACACCTGGCAGAGCACCCTGACAGTCAAAAGAAACCTTATAAGGGGGCCCTATATAGGCGGGAACTTCTGGGCAGACATTGAAGGCACAGGTTACAGCGAGACCTGCGAGGATAAAAACAGCAATGGGATATGTGACGCCTCATACACGTTAAATGGAGGCGGGTCCGATAACTCTCCGCTTTTCCCTAAAGTTCCCAGCGCTGTCACTGCCCTTGAAAACAAACTGGATGCCGAAGCTTATGAACTGGGCATGGAAACCAGAGGCGTGGAAGTAAATGAGACTGAAAACCCCGCGGGCGAGCAGACAGGAGAAAACGGACCAGAAGGGGAAGAAAATAAAACTGCTGAAACAGAAGCTTCTGAAAACGGCACCCCGGCACCGGGAATCGGGTTTGCAATAATGGCAGCCGGAGCGGCTTATTTCCTGAAGAGGAGAAAGTAA
- a CDS encoding glutamate--tRNA ligase has protein sequence MTLSPEDIKIIEKYALQNAVKYGKAPQPKAVMGKVMGECPQLRADPSGVSAALENIVSEIAKGNPEAWEARLSEIAPELIEALSVKKEPDKGLKPLEGAETGKVVMRFAPNPNGPATLGSSRGMVVNSEYVKVYKGKFILRFDDTDPDIKRPMLEAYDWYMDDFKWLGVVPDQVVRASDRFPIYYDYARKLIEMGKAYVCFCKGEDFKRLKDSKKACPHRDTDPEENLMHWEKMLAGEYEDQQAVLRIKTDIEHKDPALRDWGAFRIRKMSHPRPEIGNKYIVWPLLDFAGAIEDHELGMTHIIRGKDLIDSEKRQTYIYKYFGWTYPKTTHWGRVKIHEFGKFSTSTLRKAIESGEYSGWDDPRLPTIRAIRRRGIRAEALKKFMIEMGVGMTDVSISMESLYAENRKIVDPVANRYFFVWNPVELEIEGMKPVVAKVPRHPTDHARGMREISIENKVLVCAEDIEKLNVGSVLRLKDLCNVEITSLSPLRVKRSETSLEDLKKAKGKIIHWVPVDGIPVKVCGPEGDIEGTGERGIETELDNIVQFERFGFCRIDAVDGENVVAYFAHK, from the coding sequence ATGACCTTAAGTCCTGAAGATATTAAAATAATTGAAAAATACGCTCTTCAAAATGCTGTAAAATACGGAAAAGCCCCACAGCCCAAAGCTGTTATGGGTAAAGTTATGGGGGAATGTCCCCAGTTGAGGGCTGACCCCAGCGGGGTATCTGCTGCCCTTGAAAATATAGTTTCAGAAATTGCTAAAGGAAACCCTGAAGCCTGGGAAGCCCGCCTGTCGGAAATCGCTCCCGAGCTTATAGAGGCTCTGAGTGTAAAGAAAGAGCCTGACAAAGGCTTAAAACCTCTTGAGGGAGCCGAAACCGGTAAGGTTGTAATGCGCTTTGCCCCAAATCCCAACGGACCCGCAACCCTGGGAAGTTCAAGGGGAATGGTTGTCAATTCCGAGTATGTAAAAGTGTATAAAGGAAAGTTTATCCTGCGCTTTGATGACACTGACCCTGATATAAAGCGTCCCATGCTCGAAGCCTATGACTGGTACATGGACGACTTTAAATGGCTCGGGGTTGTGCCTGACCAGGTTGTACGTGCCTCTGACCGTTTCCCGATTTATTACGATTATGCAAGAAAACTGATTGAGATGGGAAAAGCCTATGTCTGTTTCTGTAAAGGAGAAGACTTCAAAAGGTTAAAAGACTCCAAAAAGGCCTGCCCTCACAGGGACACAGACCCTGAAGAAAACCTTATGCACTGGGAAAAGATGCTTGCCGGAGAATATGAAGACCAGCAGGCTGTTCTGCGCATAAAGACCGATATAGAGCACAAAGACCCTGCACTTCGGGACTGGGGAGCATTCAGGATTAGAAAAATGTCCCACCCACGCCCTGAGATTGGAAATAAATACATCGTCTGGCCCCTTCTGGACTTTGCAGGTGCTATCGAAGACCACGAGCTCGGTATGACCCACATCATCCGGGGTAAAGACCTTATCGACAGTGAAAAACGGCAGACATACATTTACAAATACTTCGGCTGGACATACCCGAAAACAACTCACTGGGGCAGGGTAAAGATCCATGAGTTCGGAAAGTTCAGCACAAGTACCCTGCGTAAAGCTATCGAATCCGGAGAATACAGCGGCTGGGACGACCCCCGCCTGCCGACAATAAGGGCAATCAGGCGCCGTGGAATTAGGGCTGAAGCTCTCAAAAAGTTCATGATAGAAATGGGAGTCGGGATGACCGATGTGAGCATCAGCATGGAATCTCTTTATGCCGAGAACCGCAAAATCGTGGACCCGGTTGCAAACCGCTATTTCTTTGTCTGGAACCCTGTGGAGCTTGAAATTGAAGGTATGAAACCTGTGGTCGCAAAGGTCCCCCGTCACCCAACAGACCATGCAAGAGGAATGAGGGAAATCTCTATCGAAAATAAGGTTCTTGTCTGTGCCGAGGACATTGAAAAGCTCAATGTAGGTTCTGTCCTCCGCTTAAAAGATCTCTGCAACGTTGAAATTACTTCCCTTTCCCCGCTGCGGGTTAAGCGCTCCGAAACCTCTCTCGAAGACCTCAAAAAAGCAAAAGGAAAAATCATCCACTGGGTGCCGGTTGATGGAATTCCTGTGAAAGTCTGCGGGCCAGAGGGCGATATCGAAGGGACAGGAGAACGCGGGATCGAGACCGAGCTTGATAATATTGTCCAGTTTGAACGCTTCGGTTTCTGCAGGATCGACGCCGTAGACGGAGAAAATGTCGTGGCGTACTTTGCTCACAAATGA
- a CDS encoding fumarylacetoacetate hydrolase family protein, with protein sequence MIGRFRSGDTIFYGEIEGGRVYPNGGTSAGTFELSELRVLPPSFPSKIVCVGLNYKDHAEEFSMEIPESPVLFLKPPSAVIGHGDKIIYPASSTRVDFEAELAVVIGKRCKNISAEKAEDVIAGYTCFNDVTARDLQRKDGQWTRAKSFDTFAALGPYIVSTEEFDISDAKISCRVNGETKQSSSTSNLIFDIPYLIEFITEIMTLEVGDVIATGTPSGVGELHRGDTVEVEVQGIGTLRNEVV encoded by the coding sequence ATGATTGGTAGGTTCAGGTCAGGAGATACCATTTTTTATGGAGAAATTGAAGGTGGGCGTGTTTATCCCAATGGAGGGACCTCTGCCGGGACGTTTGAACTTTCGGAACTTCGCGTTCTGCCCCCTTCCTTCCCTTCTAAAATTGTCTGTGTCGGCCTGAATTATAAGGATCATGCTGAAGAGTTTTCTATGGAAATCCCTGAATCCCCTGTCCTTTTTTTAAAGCCTCCTTCTGCGGTTATAGGGCATGGGGACAAGATCATTTACCCTGCATCCAGTACAAGGGTGGACTTTGAAGCCGAGCTTGCAGTCGTTATCGGAAAGCGCTGTAAAAACATTTCAGCCGAAAAAGCCGAGGATGTCATTGCAGGATATACCTGTTTTAATGACGTGACCGCACGTGACCTCCAGAGAAAAGACGGACAGTGGACAAGGGCAAAGAGCTTTGATACCTTTGCAGCCCTCGGGCCCTATATAGTATCTACGGAAGAATTTGATATCTCCGATGCAAAGATTTCCTGCAGGGTAAACGGGGAAACAAAACAGTCCTCAAGCACTTCAAACTTAATTTTTGACATTCCCTACCTTATTGAGTTCATCACCGAAATTATGACCCTGGAAGTGGGAGACGTTATAGCTACAGGAACACCCTCTGGAGTTGGAGAGCTCCACAGGGGGGACACAGTGGAAGTCGAGGTCCAGGGTATAGGAACACTTAGAAACGAGGTTGTCTGA
- a CDS encoding dihydroorotate dehydrogenase electron transfer subunit yields MLPLNATITQIIEESPLIRTFFFDHKFEDMEPGQFVMVWVRGVDEVPMGLSRNNSITVQKVGEATSKLFELKEGDSFGLRGPFGKGFTLPAKGEKVLIIAGGVGAAPLSPYAEAAFAAGAEVNTVLGARSEEHLLFEGRFEALGTVYVSTDDGSKGFKGFVTDVLKNLDVTSYDRIAVCGPEIMMASVFRFLEEREVLEKSEFSLHRYFKCGIGVCGACCIDRSGLRVCKDGPVFSGTQLIGSELGKYSRDASGRRVKI; encoded by the coding sequence ATGCTTCCTCTTAATGCTACCATAACACAGATAATTGAAGAATCCCCTCTGATCAGGACTTTTTTCTTTGACCACAAATTTGAGGATATGGAGCCGGGCCAGTTTGTAATGGTCTGGGTCAGGGGTGTGGATGAGGTTCCCATGGGGCTCTCAAGAAATAATTCCATAACCGTCCAGAAAGTGGGAGAGGCGACTTCAAAGCTCTTTGAGTTAAAAGAAGGAGACTCTTTCGGGCTAAGGGGTCCTTTTGGAAAAGGTTTTACCCTTCCTGCAAAAGGAGAAAAGGTTCTTATTATAGCTGGCGGGGTCGGAGCTGCTCCTCTTTCACCGTATGCCGAAGCAGCTTTTGCGGCAGGTGCGGAAGTGAATACCGTTCTCGGGGCACGGAGTGAAGAGCACCTGCTTTTTGAAGGTCGTTTCGAAGCTCTCGGAACTGTTTATGTGTCTACTGATGACGGTTCAAAAGGATTTAAAGGGTTTGTGACTGATGTACTCAAAAACCTTGATGTTACATCCTATGACAGAATTGCGGTCTGCGGACCTGAAATAATGATGGCTTCGGTTTTCAGGTTCCTTGAAGAGAGAGAAGTGCTGGAAAAATCAGAGTTCAGCCTTCACCGTTATTTCAAATGCGGTATCGGGGTATGCGGGGCGTGCTGCATAGACAGGTCCGGCCTCAGGGTCTGCAAGGACGGGCCTGTGTTTTCCGGCACTCAGCTCATAGGTTCCGAGCTCGGGAAATACTCACGGGACGCCAGCGGGCGAAGAGTTAAAATTTAA
- a CDS encoding dihydroorotate dehydrogenase, which produces MYTLTGLKLKNPTILAAGVLGTTGASLCRVAREGGAGAVVTKSIGPAPKTGHPNPSMIELDCGFLNAMGLPNPSYPGFLQELEFAKENSDAPVIASIFGGTPSEFAEVAEGLLPAKPDAFELNVSCPHAEGYGAAIGSNPCLVEAVTAAVKDVVNVPVWVKLTPNVADITCIGNAAESGGADAVVAINTVKGMAIDIESGYPVLGNRSGGLSGKAVKPVAVKCVYDLFTALEIPVIGVGGVSSWEDAVEMIMAGAAAVQVGSAVYDRVGIFSEIGKGIEAFLKRKGYSDIKKITGLAHEMV; this is translated from the coding sequence ATGTATACTCTTACCGGACTTAAATTAAAAAATCCCACTATTCTTGCAGCCGGGGTGCTCGGGACAACCGGGGCTTCCCTCTGCAGGGTCGCACGTGAAGGGGGAGCTGGTGCAGTTGTGACCAAATCCATAGGTCCTGCTCCCAAAACCGGTCATCCAAACCCGAGCATGATTGAGCTGGACTGCGGCTTTTTAAATGCCATGGGGCTTCCAAACCCTTCCTATCCCGGCTTCCTCCAGGAGCTGGAGTTTGCAAAAGAAAACTCTGATGCTCCGGTAATTGCAAGCATTTTCGGGGGCACCCCTTCCGAATTCGCTGAAGTTGCAGAGGGGCTGCTCCCGGCAAAGCCCGATGCTTTCGAACTTAACGTGAGCTGCCCCCATGCAGAGGGTTACGGGGCTGCAATAGGTTCCAACCCCTGCCTCGTTGAAGCAGTTACGGCGGCGGTAAAGGATGTTGTCAATGTACCTGTCTGGGTCAAGCTGACTCCCAATGTTGCGGACATTACATGCATTGGAAATGCAGCCGAGTCCGGGGGCGCGGACGCCGTTGTTGCGATCAACACGGTAAAGGGAATGGCTATTGACATTGAATCCGGGTACCCTGTGCTTGGAAACCGTTCAGGAGGGCTTTCGGGAAAAGCTGTTAAGCCCGTAGCAGTAAAATGTGTTTATGACCTTTTCACTGCCCTGGAAATCCCGGTAATCGGCGTGGGAGGAGTTTCTTCCTGGGAAGACGCTGTGGAAATGATAATGGCAGGTGCAGCCGCTGTTCAGGTTGGGTCTGCGGTATATGACAGGGTAGGTATATTCTCTGAAATAGGCAAAGGAATAGAAGCTTTCCTCAAAAGAAAAGGCTATTCTGATATAAAGAAAATTACAGGGCTTGCCCACGAGATGGTCTGA